A part of Sulfurifustis variabilis genomic DNA contains:
- a CDS encoding amylo-alpha-1,6-glucosidase, with translation MSDAPHVFRRPDSGWKAEDLLSREWLVTNGLGGYASGTIAGVHTRAYHGFLTAALPAPLGRLLMLKQLSEQVRAGDDAHPLIDQAAIFGGKGALPEPAHLKEFRLETGLPVWRFDTPVATLERRVCMPHGQNTVYVAYRVIDADGPVRLTVRPWIHFRSTDNPSRPDPARGYSLRVFDNRYEINAEPDFPALRLLLRGDDPRFVVDGGMRREVYLAIEAERGYEPRRMLWSPGWFAIDLARGQEAALIASSEPWNAMSALSPDEAHRYEQDRRRRLLELADARVRSSPVASLVLAADQFLVAPAGRVRDAIRANAEGDQVRSVIAGYHWFGDWGRDTMISLEGLTLVTGRHTEAGWILRTFQHYVRDGLIPNMFPEGEEEGLYHTADATLWFFQALDRYLAHTDDRGTLRRLLPTLVDIVGQHLAGTRFGIGVDRNDGLLRQGAEGYQLTWMDAKVEDWVVTPRRGKAVEINALWYNALRLLAGWLRDEARTEEAAALEEHAARARRAFNARFWYAQGGYLYDVVDGERGDDTACRPNQLFAFTLRHPVLARERWAPVLDVVRERLLTPVGLRSLAPDQPGYKARYFGDLRARDAAYHQGTVWAWLIGPFVDAWLAVRPDDRDGARRCLEGLLPHLDDACIGSISEIFDAEEPYAPRGCVSQAWSVAEMLRAWVRTQT, from the coding sequence ATGAGCGACGCACCGCACGTCTTCCGCCGTCCGGACTCGGGCTGGAAGGCGGAAGACCTCCTGTCGCGCGAATGGCTCGTCACCAACGGGCTCGGCGGCTATGCCTCGGGCACGATCGCCGGCGTGCACACGCGCGCCTATCACGGTTTTCTCACGGCGGCGCTGCCGGCGCCGCTCGGGCGGCTCCTGATGCTGAAGCAGCTCTCCGAGCAGGTGCGCGCGGGCGACGACGCCCACCCGCTGATCGACCAGGCGGCGATCTTCGGCGGGAAGGGGGCGCTGCCCGAGCCCGCGCACCTGAAGGAGTTCCGTCTGGAGACCGGCCTGCCCGTGTGGCGCTTCGACACGCCGGTCGCGACCCTCGAGCGGCGCGTCTGCATGCCGCACGGCCAGAACACGGTCTACGTCGCCTATCGCGTGATCGACGCCGACGGACCGGTGCGGCTCACCGTGCGGCCCTGGATCCACTTCCGCTCGACCGACAACCCCTCCCGGCCCGATCCCGCGCGCGGTTACAGCCTCAGGGTCTTCGACAACCGCTACGAGATCAACGCCGAGCCCGATTTCCCGGCGTTGCGCCTGCTGCTTCGCGGCGACGATCCGCGCTTCGTGGTCGACGGCGGGATGCGCCGGGAGGTGTATCTCGCGATCGAGGCCGAGCGCGGGTACGAGCCGCGCCGGATGCTGTGGAGCCCCGGCTGGTTCGCGATCGATCTCGCCCGCGGACAGGAGGCGGCGCTCATCGCGTCGAGCGAGCCGTGGAACGCGATGTCGGCGCTCTCGCCGGACGAGGCCCACCGCTACGAGCAGGACCGCCGCCGGCGGCTGCTCGAGCTCGCGGACGCGCGGGTCAGGAGCTCGCCGGTCGCGTCGCTGGTGCTCGCCGCCGACCAGTTCCTCGTCGCGCCCGCCGGGCGCGTCCGCGACGCGATCCGCGCGAACGCCGAAGGCGACCAGGTGCGCTCGGTGATCGCCGGCTATCACTGGTTCGGCGACTGGGGCCGGGACACGATGATCAGCCTCGAGGGGCTGACCCTGGTGACCGGACGGCACACGGAAGCGGGATGGATCCTGCGCACCTTCCAGCATTACGTGCGCGACGGGCTCATCCCGAACATGTTCCCGGAAGGCGAGGAGGAGGGGCTGTACCACACCGCCGACGCCACGCTGTGGTTCTTCCAGGCGCTCGACCGCTACCTCGCCCACACCGATGATCGCGGCACGCTGCGCCGGCTCCTCCCGACGCTCGTCGACATCGTCGGGCAGCACCTCGCCGGGACCCGGTTCGGGATCGGCGTCGACCGGAACGACGGCCTGCTGCGGCAGGGCGCGGAGGGCTACCAGCTCACCTGGATGGACGCGAAGGTCGAGGACTGGGTCGTGACGCCGCGGCGCGGCAAGGCCGTCGAGATCAACGCCCTCTGGTACAACGCGCTGCGGCTGCTCGCCGGATGGTTGCGCGACGAGGCGCGGACGGAAGAGGCGGCCGCGCTGGAGGAGCACGCCGCGCGTGCCCGGCGCGCGTTCAACGCGCGCTTCTGGTATGCGCAGGGCGGCTATCTCTACGACGTCGTCGACGGCGAGCGCGGCGACGACACGGCCTGCCGCCCGAACCAGCTCTTCGCGTTCACCCTGCGCCATCCCGTCCTCGCCCGCGAGCGCTGGGCGCCCGTGCTCGACGTCGTCCGCGAACGCCTGCTCACGCCGGTCGGGCTCCGCTCGCTCGCCCCCGATCAACCGGGCTACAAAGCCCGCTACTTCGGCGACCTGCGCGCCCGCGACGCCGCCTACCACCAGGGCACCGTGTGGGCCTGGCTCATCGGCCCGTTCGTTGACGCCTGGCTCGCCGTCCGCCCGGACGATCGCGACGGCGCCCGGCGTTGTCTCGAAGGCTTGCTGCCTCACCTCGACGACGCCTGCATCGGATCGATCAGCGAGATCTTCGACGCCGAGGAGCCGTACGCGCCGCGGGGATGCGTCTCGCAGGCGTGGAGCGTCGCCGAAATGCTGCGGGCGTGGGTCAGGACGCAGACATGA
- a CDS encoding PepSY domain-containing protein, with product MRSLLFAGLFLTAVAVPAADDRPPEGARPLSKMVAKVENEKNVAYVTEAKYDDGVYKIRFVTKDGKVGKVNIDPMTGAPKKKDKKN from the coding sequence ATGAGGTCACTTCTCTTTGCAGGCTTGTTCCTGACCGCCGTTGCCGTTCCGGCCGCGGACGACCGGCCTCCGGAAGGCGCGCGGCCGCTTTCCAAGATGGTCGCGAAAGTCGAGAACGAGAAGAACGTCGCCTACGTCACCGAGGCGAAGTACGACGATGGCGTGTACAAGATCCGCTTCGTGACGAAGGACGGGAAGGTCGGGAAGGTCAACATCGACCCGATGACGGGCGCGCCGAAGAAGAAGGACAAGAAGAACTAG
- a CDS encoding FG-GAP repeat domain-containing protein — MNVPNLLAVASALSVAAIVQPSFADPGKDPIYAADWRVNAKPSVRDRHFDKKAVALFLDNFRGVYLEDTELAEPPARPEQVGEFQWEDIDKDGVYELFVTFAESRAFYSGPIVYKAHGTRKEVLQAIPGWPRDSLGAALQDLDKDGTPELLVSQYLTFYRGAITSDIWTAVFRWNGQRFEDASTYYKDYYLKTLLPPLEERIRMISSETGSERADRELRLAMQIAVRDRILRFTGQDARAGIDRAREWAKSPDRELRALAVDVFKDAGRNAYRADLEMLASDADPYVADHAKRALGIPVS; from the coding sequence TTGAACGTGCCCAACCTTCTCGCGGTGGCCAGCGCCCTTTCGGTCGCGGCTATCGTACAGCCGTCGTTCGCCGATCCAGGGAAGGACCCGATCTATGCCGCCGATTGGCGGGTAAACGCAAAACCTTCCGTGCGGGACCGCCACTTCGATAAGAAGGCGGTTGCCCTGTTTCTCGACAACTTCCGCGGCGTCTACCTTGAAGACACGGAGCTCGCCGAGCCGCCGGCACGACCGGAGCAGGTAGGCGAATTCCAATGGGAAGACATCGACAAGGACGGCGTTTACGAGTTGTTCGTCACCTTTGCCGAATCGCGCGCGTTCTACAGCGGGCCGATCGTTTACAAGGCGCATGGAACCAGGAAGGAAGTCCTCCAGGCGATCCCCGGATGGCCTCGGGACAGCCTCGGCGCGGCGTTGCAGGACCTCGATAAGGATGGGACGCCCGAGTTGCTCGTCTCGCAATATCTCACTTTCTACCGCGGCGCCATAACGAGCGACATCTGGACGGCCGTTTTTCGCTGGAACGGACAACGGTTCGAAGACGCCAGCACGTATTACAAGGACTATTACCTCAAGACGCTCCTGCCTCCGCTCGAGGAGCGCATCCGGATGATTTCATCCGAGACCGGCAGCGAGCGCGCGGACCGCGAGCTGCGTCTCGCAATGCAGATCGCAGTGCGCGACAGGATTCTGCGCTTCACCGGGCAGGACGCGCGAGCCGGCATAGACCGTGCGCGCGAATGGGCGAAGAGCCCGGACCGCGAGCTGAGAGCGCTTGCGGTCGATGTCTTCAAGGACGCCGGCCGAAATGCTTACCGCGCCGACCTGGAGATGCTCGCTTCGGACGCCGACCCCTATGTGGCGGACCACGCGAAGCGAGCCTTGGGTATACCGGTATCGTAG
- a CDS encoding SMP-30/gluconolactonase/LRE family protein has product MLFATVPASGAEAGGFLWVADHHALVRIDTESNQAEPLGSLSHKPEALAIAGNSTWVLLKKELIRYDNTGKAVEEIDLSVLGVEAGEGGRLAIDPYDDSVWVAAGKLLSHVVGGKRGLQWQAPERILDIALDPDESLWVLTQKQLLLIDGNGVVRESVDLHPAIKDPAFLAVDGLGGIVWIAGHKHLYALDTNKLDIGPQPVPVSGHEQFEGDVRSIAVHPVFGTLWLLTKGRLWLYDRAGAPIRMVDLTPSGIDEARVIVFEPISLSLWIGGKRMLGRFTGNGEFVALVGVEKKIEALGVPPFTLAPTLRLVRPENGTTTADPRPTLELEIGAACNDVPCLPVDAYLSSLAMEAWLNGIDISDRFVLSGAMARYTPDERLPEGENDLTARVNDVFGHSSQWTSTLFTIDTIPPKFLSVLPPDGSTLTNAQAVISGQVDDQTANVLLLASDGGLLSMGGANFVFAVTVQPGENRFTLTAQDPAGNSTSQLLRLTYRTSTVAVTNVKNGDRIEGGSVFLIGTFQGPPNTGVIVDGKVAYTQGNQFFVEVDLSPGENQIAITASTEDGLLGQETITLYRDAAVYDVERAPSQAPAIHTVAGNGIAGFGADGQPATQSSLFYPSAIAIGASGELYIADYTRVRRVTTDGVITTYAGVRTPPSGSEPEPGRNLCTEGNGGLATEVEFAFITDLAMDPARTTLYVVDYTAGCVRRVDPDGRIYTVAGGGQSTDAGDGGPATEATLVFPLSVAVGPDGSLYIAEDDYPRIRRVTPDGTITTIAGNRTYDYSGDGGLATEASFTSIWDLAFDSKGSLYIADSNNRRIRRIDLDGIVTTFAGSGSPGYSGDGGPAVEAQFDFPSGLAFGPDGALYVADTDNSVIRRIAPDETITTIAGTGEYGYDGDGGPPRLARFAFPMGLAIDAGGSALVADSDNQRIRSFPVISENSEFAPVRVRFSISGDSGIQRIEADFDGDGKTDFATTNPNVGIASLYEEPGVYQATFTVTDSTGNKHVRTVPVLIKDIEEQDELLRSIYASMLNRLGVRDIDGALKTISGAAREKYRAVFDVLAPDLPTIVDQLGTLKEGAIGEEIAEYVLVRDVNGKSVAFLIYFLRGEDGVWRIEGM; this is encoded by the coding sequence GTGCTGTTCGCCACGGTTCCAGCAAGCGGGGCCGAGGCGGGCGGGTTCCTGTGGGTAGCCGACCATCATGCGCTGGTCCGTATAGACACGGAATCCAACCAAGCCGAACCGCTTGGAAGTCTTTCGCACAAGCCCGAGGCCCTGGCCATCGCCGGCAATTCCACTTGGGTATTGCTCAAAAAAGAACTGATCCGGTACGACAACACCGGCAAGGCGGTGGAGGAGATTGATCTTTCTGTACTTGGCGTCGAAGCCGGCGAAGGCGGTCGCCTCGCCATCGATCCTTACGATGACTCAGTGTGGGTCGCCGCGGGAAAGCTCTTGTCACACGTTGTCGGCGGCAAGCGCGGACTCCAATGGCAAGCACCCGAACGCATCCTCGACATCGCTCTCGATCCCGATGAAAGCCTCTGGGTGCTTACGCAGAAACAGCTGCTGCTGATCGACGGAAACGGCGTCGTGCGGGAGTCTGTCGATCTTCATCCCGCCATCAAGGATCCGGCGTTCCTGGCGGTCGATGGGTTAGGGGGGATCGTCTGGATCGCCGGACACAAACACTTGTATGCACTCGATACGAACAAACTCGACATCGGGCCGCAACCGGTGCCGGTTTCCGGTCATGAACAATTTGAAGGAGACGTCCGGTCCATCGCCGTGCATCCCGTCTTCGGCACACTCTGGCTGCTCACGAAAGGCCGCTTGTGGCTCTACGATCGCGCCGGCGCGCCGATCAGGATGGTAGATCTGACTCCCAGCGGCATCGATGAGGCGCGGGTAATCGTCTTCGAGCCGATCAGTCTTAGTCTGTGGATTGGCGGCAAGAGGATGCTCGGTCGCTTTACGGGAAATGGCGAGTTCGTCGCGCTGGTTGGTGTTGAGAAGAAAATCGAAGCGCTCGGCGTTCCACCCTTTACGCTTGCGCCTACACTTCGCCTTGTTCGTCCCGAGAATGGAACCACTACGGCTGACCCCCGCCCGACATTGGAGCTCGAAATAGGCGCGGCGTGTAATGATGTACCCTGCCTGCCGGTCGATGCCTACCTCAGCTCGCTGGCGATGGAGGCATGGTTGAACGGTATTGATATCAGCGACCGCTTCGTTCTTTCCGGCGCCATGGCGCGATATACGCCGGATGAACGCCTGCCGGAAGGGGAGAACGATCTTACCGCGCGGGTAAATGACGTCTTCGGGCATTCCTCGCAGTGGACGTCGACGCTCTTCACGATCGATACGATTCCACCGAAGTTCCTCTCTGTCTTGCCGCCGGACGGGTCCACCCTGACGAATGCGCAGGCGGTGATCTCCGGTCAAGTGGACGATCAGACGGCGAATGTTCTGCTCCTGGCATCCGACGGCGGGTTGCTGAGCATGGGAGGCGCCAACTTCGTGTTTGCGGTCACTGTCCAGCCAGGGGAGAACCGGTTCACGCTTACGGCGCAGGATCCCGCGGGCAATTCAACGAGCCAACTCCTTCGGTTGACCTACCGTACGAGCACAGTAGCCGTTACGAACGTGAAGAACGGTGATCGGATAGAGGGCGGTTCCGTATTCCTTATCGGTACCTTTCAAGGACCACCCAACACCGGCGTCATCGTCGATGGGAAAGTGGCGTATACCCAGGGAAACCAGTTTTTCGTCGAGGTGGACCTGAGCCCGGGGGAAAACCAGATCGCGATCACGGCGAGCACTGAGGATGGTTTGCTAGGACAGGAGACCATCACGCTCTACCGTGATGCCGCAGTTTACGACGTGGAACGGGCACCGAGCCAGGCGCCGGCGATCCATACGGTGGCCGGAAACGGTATTGCGGGCTTCGGAGCCGACGGGCAACCGGCGACCCAGTCTTCGCTGTTCTACCCGAGCGCGATCGCCATCGGTGCAAGCGGCGAGCTCTACATCGCGGATTACACGCGCGTGCGTCGCGTGACGACGGATGGCGTGATTACCACGTATGCTGGGGTCCGGACACCGCCGTCCGGATCGGAGCCGGAACCCGGCAGGAATCTCTGCACGGAAGGCAATGGCGGGCTCGCCACGGAGGTTGAGTTCGCGTTTATCACTGATCTGGCGATGGATCCGGCGCGCACGACTCTCTACGTGGTGGATTACACGGCCGGCTGCGTTCGCCGTGTGGACCCCGATGGCCGCATTTACACGGTGGCAGGAGGTGGCCAGTCGACGGATGCAGGAGATGGCGGCCCGGCCACGGAGGCCACGCTCGTTTTCCCGCTGTCAGTCGCTGTCGGTCCGGACGGCAGTTTGTACATCGCCGAGGATGACTATCCCCGCATTCGCAGAGTGACGCCCGACGGAACGATTACGACGATCGCGGGCAACAGGACTTACGACTATTCCGGTGACGGAGGCTTGGCGACCGAAGCGAGTTTCACCAGCATTTGGGATCTTGCCTTTGACTCGAAAGGTTCTCTTTACATTGCCGACAGCAACAATCGGCGTATTCGGCGCATCGATCTCGACGGAATCGTCACGACCTTCGCAGGCTCCGGCTCTCCGGGTTATTCGGGGGATGGGGGACCGGCCGTCGAAGCTCAATTCGACTTTCCATCCGGGCTTGCCTTCGGCCCGGATGGTGCGCTCTACGTGGCCGACACGGACAACAGTGTGATTCGTCGCATAGCGCCGGACGAGACGATCACAACGATCGCCGGGACCGGCGAGTACGGGTATGACGGCGACGGTGGACCGCCGAGGCTTGCGCGTTTCGCTTTTCCAATGGGCTTGGCCATCGACGCCGGGGGCAGTGCGCTCGTCGCGGACAGCGACAACCAGCGCATTCGCTCCTTCCCTGTCATCAGCGAGAACAGCGAGTTTGCTCCGGTCCGAGTTCGGTTCTCGATCAGCGGTGACAGCGGCATACAACGAATCGAAGCCGACTTCGATGGGGACGGGAAGACTGATTTTGCCACCACCAACCCGAATGTCGGTATCGCGTCGCTCTATGAAGAACCGGGCGTATATCAAGCGACCTTTACCGTCACGGACTCCACCGGGAACAAGCACGTGCGGACCGTACCCGTTCTGATCAAGGACATTGAAGAACAGGATGAACTGCTGCGTTCCATCTACGCGAGCATGCTCAACCGCCTGGGGGTCCGTGATATCGACGGTGCGCTCAAAACGATTTCCGGTGCTGCTCGGGAGAAATACCGCGCTGTTTTCGACGTGCTCGCACCCGACCTTCCGACGATCGTCGATCAGCTCGGCACACTCAAGGAAGGCGCGATCGGGGAGGAAATCGCCGAATACGTCCTGGTTCGCGACGTAAACGGCAAATCCGTTGCCTTCCTAATATATTTCCTGAGAGGCGAAGATGGTGTTTGGCGCATCGAGGGGATGTAA
- a CDS encoding carboxypeptidase-like regulatory domain-containing protein, translating to MNRCTIIMAVLFLAGVLPLNGCATSSAPPREPVEGRVLEQGTNRPIPGAIVIARWRGHMPVFPADGQSVCYHVESATTDEEGRYRFPVFDEEPRHRRIRYKYIQVDAYQPGYEWSGASEGGKVQYLAPFIGGREERLKYLARLSGVVGCYGADNEKPLVPVYKTLYEEARSIATMDKDKELLQFIRRRALYAWSRPPRELTAREIEQAIKNDPYFREHFP from the coding sequence ATGAATCGATGCACCATCATCATGGCCGTATTATTCCTCGCCGGGGTCTTGCCGCTGAACGGCTGTGCGACCTCCAGCGCGCCTCCCCGAGAACCGGTGGAAGGCAGAGTCCTGGAGCAGGGAACGAACAGACCCATCCCCGGCGCCATCGTCATCGCCCGCTGGCGCGGTCACATGCCGGTCTTCCCCGCCGACGGCCAAAGCGTTTGTTATCACGTCGAGAGCGCCACCACCGACGAGGAGGGCCGTTACCGCTTCCCCGTGTTCGACGAAGAGCCCCGGCATCGGCGGATTCGGTACAAGTACATCCAAGTCGACGCATATCAACCGGGTTACGAGTGGTCTGGTGCTTCAGAGGGAGGGAAGGTCCAGTATCTGGCACCTTTCATCGGGGGCAGGGAGGAGAGGTTGAAGTACCTTGCACGACTTTCTGGAGTGGTTGGCTGCTACGGTGCTGACAATGAAAAGCCGCTCGTGCCTGTCTACAAGACGCTCTATGAGGAGGCACGTAGTATCGCAACAATGGATAAAGACAAGGAGTTGCTTCAATTCATACGCCGTCGTGCACTCTATGCTTGGTCACGCCCTCCGCGTGAACTGACAGCGCGAGAGATCGAACAGGCTATTAAGAATGACCCGTATTTTCGGGAGCACTTCCCATGA
- a CDS encoding sensor histidine kinase, with amino-acid sequence MASTQIAQRDDLARLLRDERDWLLREWERKARRLPKARELKTPWLLDHLPLLVDEMARELDKPGAVPAESLRSPFEHGRHRLAAGFELSEVVEEYRYLRECIFALTEHHDLILVGPACATVNCFIDTSVSASVQAYIQQRDQDERRRREEHLSFIVHDLRSPLSAIYQGTAVIEKELEGRPVSERARAMLTAVRRNIQRMQALIVKVMQEEANIRTDANVEVKRRPSELRAIVEHAVKTLEPLARSSETRVIDDVPRDISVDADPALLERVFQNLISNAIDYAPRGEVTIGARADASDAECWVRDNGPGIPEDLRDKIFDKHHTNPQRRGGVGLGLAIVRQIVEAHGGRVDVETQAGNGTTFRLVIPRDGGAAASR; translated from the coding sequence ATGGCCTCGACGCAAATCGCGCAACGGGACGACCTCGCGCGGCTGCTCCGTGACGAGCGGGACTGGCTGCTCCGCGAATGGGAGCGCAAGGCCCGGCGCCTGCCGAAGGCGCGCGAGCTGAAGACCCCCTGGCTGCTCGATCACCTCCCGCTCCTCGTCGACGAGATGGCGCGCGAGCTGGACAAGCCCGGCGCGGTCCCGGCCGAGTCGCTGCGCAGCCCGTTCGAGCACGGCCGTCATCGGCTCGCGGCCGGCTTCGAGCTCTCCGAGGTGGTGGAGGAGTACCGCTACCTGCGGGAATGCATCTTTGCTCTCACCGAGCATCACGACCTGATACTGGTCGGCCCGGCGTGCGCGACCGTGAACTGCTTCATCGACACGTCGGTGAGCGCCAGCGTGCAGGCCTACATCCAGCAGCGCGACCAGGACGAGCGCCGGCGGCGCGAGGAGCACCTGTCGTTCATCGTGCACGACCTGCGGTCGCCGCTCAGCGCGATCTACCAGGGCACGGCGGTGATCGAGAAGGAGCTCGAGGGCCGTCCCGTGAGCGAACGCGCCCGGGCCATGCTGACGGCGGTGCGGCGGAACATCCAGCGCATGCAGGCGCTGATCGTGAAGGTGATGCAGGAAGAGGCGAACATCCGGACGGACGCGAATGTCGAGGTGAAGCGCCGGCCGAGCGAGCTTCGCGCGATCGTCGAGCACGCCGTCAAGACGCTGGAGCCGCTCGCCCGCAGCTCGGAGACGCGCGTGATCGACGACGTCCCGCGGGACATCTCGGTCGACGCCGACCCGGCGCTGCTCGAGCGCGTGTTTCAGAACCTCATCTCGAACGCCATCGACTACGCGCCGCGGGGGGAAGTGACGATCGGCGCGCGCGCGGACGCGTCGGACGCCGAATGCTGGGTCCGCGACAACGGACCGGGCATTCCCGAGGATCTCCGCGACAAGATCTTCGACAAGCACCATACGAACCCGCAGCGCCGCGGCGGCGTCGGGCTCGGCCTGGCGATCGTCAGGCAGATCGTCGAGGCGCACGGCGGCCGCGTCGACGTGGAGACGCAGGCGGGGAACGGCACGACGTTCCGCCTGGTCATCCCGCGCGACGGCGGGGCCGCGGCCTCTCGTTGA
- a CDS encoding DUF302 domain-containing protein codes for MIFFRNVLASIGAAALALLLVGGARLADVEERMKDFDPKARVVYEEMADILIETGSAAQATVWKIAVDEGLTPEDVEEAMKSAAIERNILDVGELPLYKQVEASSGEPYRFVKIYMFCNALTAKRMIDYDAAFSAYLPCRVTLLEEPDGKLWLYTLNMDMMIHGGKPLPPDLYEEAVGVRDTILAIMQRGAKGAF; via the coding sequence ATGATCTTTTTTAGAAATGTTCTCGCATCGATCGGTGCTGCGGCGCTCGCGCTGCTCCTCGTCGGCGGCGCCCGTCTCGCCGACGTCGAGGAGCGCATGAAGGACTTCGACCCGAAGGCGCGCGTCGTTTACGAGGAGATGGCGGACATCCTGATCGAGACGGGGAGCGCCGCGCAGGCCACCGTCTGGAAGATCGCCGTGGACGAGGGCCTCACGCCCGAGGACGTCGAGGAAGCCATGAAGAGCGCGGCGATCGAGCGCAACATTCTCGACGTCGGCGAGCTGCCGCTCTACAAGCAGGTCGAGGCGAGCAGCGGCGAACCGTACCGCTTCGTCAAGATCTACATGTTCTGCAACGCGCTCACCGCCAAGCGCATGATCGACTACGACGCGGCCTTCTCGGCCTATCTTCCGTGCCGCGTGACGCTGCTCGAGGAGCCGGACGGGAAGCTCTGGCTCTACACGCTCAACATGGACATGATGATCCACGGCGGCAAACCGCTGCCGCCGGATCTCTACGAGGAAGCCGTCGGCGTGCGGGACACGATCCTCGCGATCATGCAGCGCGGCGCCAAGGGGGCCTTCTGA
- a CDS encoding DUF3330 domain-containing protein: MTQPPADMPREMPQVSCAMCRREIPRSAAQSAEGRDYVLYFCSLGCRESWEKQERDAKGGRPESG; this comes from the coding sequence ATGACGCAACCACCGGCCGACATGCCGCGCGAGATGCCGCAGGTCTCCTGCGCGATGTGCCGTCGCGAGATCCCGCGCTCCGCCGCGCAGAGCGCGGAAGGGCGCGACTACGTGCTGTACTTCTGCAGCCTCGGTTGCCGCGAGAGCTGGGAGAAGCAGGAACGCGATGCCAAGGGCGGGCGTCCGGAATCCGGCTAG
- a CDS encoding endonuclease/exonuclease/phosphatase family protein, which yields MRCTAASYNIHRCIGQDGRHDPERVARVIEELDTDVIGLQEVESRFGGSLDIHQLNYLAEETGFYAVAGSTVLRPDSHYGNALLTRHLIREVRTFDVSVPDREPRGILDVDIDVHGQALRVLVTHLGLGSRERSYQTKLLLEAVAAHRDEPVIVLSDFNEWFPWRTSLRWMHARLGRLPALNTFPAFLPVMALDRIWVAPRRNFVSLAVHRSRLARIASDHLPLKAVVELDLERKGAKA from the coding sequence ATGCGCTGCACCGCGGCCTCCTACAACATCCACCGCTGCATCGGGCAGGACGGGCGCCACGATCCCGAGCGGGTCGCGCGCGTGATCGAGGAGCTCGACACGGACGTGATCGGCCTTCAGGAGGTCGAGTCGCGCTTCGGAGGCTCGCTCGACATCCATCAGCTCAACTACCTCGCGGAGGAGACCGGCTTCTACGCCGTCGCGGGCAGCACCGTGCTGCGGCCCGACAGCCACTACGGCAACGCGCTGCTCACGCGCCACCTCATCCGCGAGGTCCGCACCTTCGACGTGAGCGTGCCGGACCGGGAGCCGCGCGGAATCCTCGACGTGGACATCGACGTGCACGGGCAGGCGCTGCGCGTGCTCGTCACGCACCTGGGCCTCGGGTCGAGGGAACGCAGCTATCAGACCAAGCTGCTGCTCGAGGCCGTGGCGGCGCATCGCGACGAGCCGGTCATCGTGCTGAGCGACTTCAACGAGTGGTTCCCCTGGCGCACCTCCCTGCGCTGGATGCACGCGCGCCTCGGCCGCCTTCCGGCGCTGAACACGTTTCCGGCGTTCCTGCCCGTCATGGCGCTCGACCGGATCTGGGTCGCGCCCCGGCGGAACTTCGTCTCGCTCGCGGTGCACCGCTCGCGGCTCGCGCGCATCGCCTCCGATCATCTGCCGCTGAAGGCGGTCGTCGAACTCGATCTGGAACGGAAGGGCGCGAAGGCGTGA